The following coding sequences lie in one Silene latifolia isolate original U9 population chromosome 5, ASM4854445v1, whole genome shotgun sequence genomic window:
- the LOC141656856 gene encoding ATPase family AAA domain-containing protein At1g05910 — protein MHSRRSNHGTEINGNVEVHDSDNNGLRATRTSSRIKRRPMGYKSPFYYTSGSMLRNNHRKKKAKTRTAAAHIAKMLSPGGRSIHASKKNLDVANLRRSTRQRRVSVNLEDYTNSSGSDEDLMKPRRHRTRNRIENSVGQDELSTLKRRKIVETRSTPRREGLRPRGSKAGTRHASLTFDEEEGTSEEKDDQDEMENGNNDDDNNDEGEGDDEGEAEGDGEGEEENEREEDGEDDEGEDEEGEEEEEEEEEEQDGRRRYDLRNRAEVRRLSIDESKQRLRSPRRILRHGMGNKVSRDARKGGSRVHKRHRFSRIEDSDDSLLVDEMDQGPAIPWARNGSKSGAPWLLGGLDMQGGTSLGLNIAASGWVHQSDTLNSLTSGVQTAGPSSKGGADIQPLQVDDNISFDDIGGLSEYIDALKEMVFFPLLYPDFFASYNITPPRGVLLCGPPGTGKTLIARALACSASKAGQKVSFYMRKGADVLSKWVGEAERQLKLLFEEAQRNQPSIIFFDEIDGLAPVRSSKQEQIHNSIVSTLLALMDGLDSRGQVVLIGATNRIDAIDGALRRPGRFDREFNFPLPGLEARGEIIDIHTRKWKHPPSKNLRTELAASCVGYCGADLKALCTEAAIRAFREKYPQVYTSDDKFLIDVDSVRVEKTHFFDAMSTITPAAHRGSIVHSRPLSAVVAPCLGRHLRKAMACISDIFPASAMSSELLKLSMLSYGSAIPLVYKPRLLLYGKEGVGLDHLGPAILHELEKFPVHSLGLPSLLSDPSAKTPEEALVHILGEARRTTPSILYLPHFDLWWENAHDQLRAVLLSLLEELPSDLPILLLGTTSELFPDIERRHQIFTEQSIFEVDAPAEEDRSLFFDRLIEASLSVTSETVSLKPQTSTSLPELPKAPKVTSGPNISELKAKVEAEQHALRRLRMCLRDVCNRILYDKRFSAFHYPVSDEDAPNYRSVIQNPMDVATLLQRVDSGHYIKSSDFQQDVDLILSNAKIYNGDDYNGARIVSRAHELRDAVYGMLSQMDPALVAFCDKIAAQGGPSRLPDGYGSSALTQTPVVQTLSLTRASARLRNVQPEVNLDQSYEALKRPKKNSDSLPTATTAEEKSKIQEPEPTVSTEEAQHNITTHIGSDSVADKSNEDDGPTEPEQNPCERDVEDDIVMADGDTCDGEVETIKQKFMERTKGYGIPLLERLYARIIKGVFNIKSMAGSDNPKSKVLQFLLKFSQDETNF, from the exons TTGGATGTGGCCAACCTGCGGCGTTCTACCAGACAGAGAAGGGTTTCCGTTAATCTAGAAGATTATACAAATAGTTCTGGATCAGATGAGGATTTAATG AAACCTAGAAGGCATCGTACTAGAAACCGAATAGAAAACAGTGTTGGTCAGGATGAATTATCAACTCTCAAACGTAGAAAAATTGTTGAGACTAGATCCACACCTCGAAGGGAAGGCCTGCGTCCTCGTGGCTCCAAAGCAGGTACAAGACACGCATCCCTCACATTTGATGAAGAAGAAGGTACTTCGGAGGAGAAGGACGACCAGGATGAAATGGAAAATGGAAACAATGATGATGATAACAATGACGAAGGTGAGGGTGACGATGAAGGTGAAGCTGAAGGGGATGGAGAAGGTGAAGAGGAGAATGAAAGAGAGGAAGATGGGGAGGATGACGAGGGTGAGGATGAAGAgggcgaggaggaggaggaggaggaggaggaagagcagGATGGTCGAAGGCGATATGATCTTCGAAACCGTGCAGAAGTGCGTAGGCTTTCTATTGATGAAAGTAAACAAAGACTAAGATCTCCTCGTAGAATTTTGCGTCATGGGATGGGCAACAAGGTTAGTAGGGATGCAAGGAAGGGTGGCTCGAGAGTTCATAAACGTCATCGTTTTTCTAGGATCGAAGATTCTGACGACTCCCTTCTTGTGGATGAAATGGACCAAGGGCCAGCTATTCCATGGGCTCGAAATGGAAGCAAATCTGGGGCTCCTTGGCTTCTAGGGGGGTTGGATATGCAAGGAGGAACGTCGTTGGGACTGAATATTGCTGCCTCCGGTTGGGTTCACCAATCTGATACCCTTAATTCTTTGACATCTGGAGTCCAGACTGCTGGCCCAAGTTCGAAGGGTGGAGCAGACATTCAACCATTACAGGTCGATGATAATATCAGTTTTGATGATATAGGTGGACTTTCAGAATATATAGATGCTTTAAAGGAGATGGTTTTCTTTCCCTTGCTGTACCCGGATTTCTTTGCAAGCTACAATATTACTCCGCCAAGAGGAGTTTTGCTGTGTGGACCCCCTGGAACTGGGAAAACTCTAATTGCACGTGCATTAGCTTGTTCTGCTTCTAAAGCTGGTCAGAAAGTGAGCTTCTACATGCGGAAGGGAGCTGATGTTCTCAGCAAATGGGTAGGGGAGGCCGAAAGACAATTAAAACTTCTCTTTGAGGAGGCCCAGAGAAATCAGCCTTCCATCATTTTTTTCGATGAGATTGACGGGCTTGCTCCAGTTAGGTCAAGCAAACAAGAGCAGATCCACAATTCCATAGTTTCAACTTTACTTGCTCTGATGGATGGTCTTGATTCCCGTGGGCAAGTTGTCTTGATTGGAGCAACAAACAGAATTGATGCTATTGATGGTGCCTTGCGGAGGCCTGGTCGATTCGATCGTGAATTTAACTTCCCTTTGCCTGGACTTGAGGCCAGGGGTGAAATAATAGATATTCACACTCGCAAATGGAAGCATCCCCCTAGCAAGAATTTAAGAACAGAACTTGCAGCTAGTTGTGTGGGATACTGTGGAGCTGATTTGAAGGCCCTTTGCACTGAAGCTGCCATTCGCGCATTCCGCGAAAAGTATCCTCAGGTGTACACCAGTGATGACAAATTTCTCATAGATGTTGATTCAGTTAGGGTAGAAAAAACTCACTTTTTTGATGCCATGTCCACCATCACACCTGCTGCTCACAGAGGCTCTATTGTGCATTCAAGGCCATTGTCGGCTGTTGTAGCACCATGCTTGGGGAGACATCTCCGAAAAGCCATGGCATGCATATCAGATATATTCCCTGCTTCTGCTATGTCATCAGAATTATTGAAACTATCGATGCTCTCTTATGGTTCTGCCATTCCGCTTGTTTATAAGCCTCGGTTGTTGCTGTATGGCAAGGAAGGAGTTGGGCTG GATCATCTTGGGCCCGCTATATTGCACGAGCTTGAGAAGTTTCCTGTTCATTCTCTTGGCCTCCCGTCTCTACTTTCAGATCCTAGCGCGAAGACACCTGAGGAGGCTTTGGTACATATTCTCGGTGAAGCAAGAAGGACAACACCGTCTATACTTTACTTACCCCATTTTGATCTGTGGTGGGAAAAT GCACATGATCAACTCAGAGCTGTTCTACTCTCTTTGTTAGAAGAATTGCCATCTGACTTGCCAATATTATTACTCGGAACAACTTCAGAGCTTTTTCCTGATATTGAAAGACGGCATCAGATCTTCACTGAGCAAAGCAT CTTCGAAGTTGATGCTCCAGCAGAAGAAGATCGGTCGTTGTTCTTTGACCGACTAATTGAAGCTTCTTTGTCGGTTACTTCTGAGACTGTGTCATTAAAACCTCAAACATCGACATCACTTCCTGAGCTACCTAAAGCTCCAAAAGTGACAAGTGGCCCTAATATCTCTGAATTGAAAGCAAAGGTGGAAGCAGAGCAGCATGCACTTCGCCGATTGCGTATGTGCCTTAGAGATGTGTGCAATCG CATTCTCTATGACAAGCGTTTCAGTGCCTTCCATTATCCAGTCTCTGACGAAGATGCTCCAAACTACCGCTCAGTAATCCAGAATCCTATGGACGTGGCGACATTGCTTCAGCGTGTGGATTCTGGTCACTATATAAAAAGTTCTGACTTTCAGCAGGATGTGGACTTAATATTGAGCAATGCAAAG ATATATAATGGAGATGATTATAATGGAGCTAGGATTGTTAGTAGAGCACACGAGCTTCGAGATGCA GTATATGGAATGCTTTCTCAGATGGACCCTGCACTTGTGGCATTCTGTGATAAAATTGCTGCTCAAGGAGGGCCTTCTCGGCTGCCTGATGGTTATGGGAGTTCAGCTCTTACACAAACTCCGGTTGTGCAGACATTATCTTTGACTCGAGCAAGTGCCAGGCTTCGTAATGTCCAGCCAGAGGTTAATCTGGATCAGAGTTATGAAGCATTGAAAAGACCAAAGAAAAACTCTGACTCTCTTCCAACAG CTACAACAGCTGAAGAGAAGTCCAAAATTCAGGAACCTGAACCGACTGTCTCAACTGAAGAGGCACAACATAACATTACTACCCACATTGGATCAGATAGCGTAGCTGACAAGTCTAACGAAGATGACGGACCCACAGAACCCGAGCAAAATCCCTGTGAAAGAGATGTGGAGGATGACATTGTCATGGCAGATGGTGATACTTGTGACGGTGAAGTGGAAACAATCAAGCAAAAGTTCATGGAGCGTACTAAAGGGTATGGAATCCCGCTCCTTGAAAGGCTTTATGCCCGTATTATAAAGGGCGTATTTAACATAAAATCCATGGCAGGCTCGGATAATCCGAAGTCTAAGGTACTCCAATTTTTGCTGAAGTTCTCTCAGGATGAGACAAACTTCTAA